A stretch of the Myxococcus guangdongensis genome encodes the following:
- a CDS encoding response regulator, whose translation MAAPRILVVDDNPELLSLLTQLFEDAGYEVVGASRGKQAIEVAKAHPPGAAVLDILLPDMMGYPLADVLRKDNPQLPLLFITGVFKGGKHALEARQKYQAAGYFEKPFEAQKLLEAVTKVLAPEKKAPPAGSLQDAFEVELDIDVEEEGPQDVMELTGRIKVTGGGNITAEIRGANLTASPMQKVPATQVRPPTPGRPPDQPPPGSGAPGSRRGELKDNLPSLLTAYYLSRETGELGIQKGKVKKVVYFEKGMPVFALSNLLADRFGQFLVRVGKIKPEQLQDASAVAGQTNRRTGDVLVERGLLKDTERLYYVGQQVKAVIYSLFAWDEATYVMSFREKASSESIKLDVHPGNLIVRGIKKLYKPERLRRLLQPEDRLIPAVAPSYQFNEVELERWEAELLPKIDGIRTVAELLAFANRPEHVVYGFLVAMMSLGILEKRS comes from the coding sequence ATGGCCGCCCCCAGAATCCTCGTCGTCGATGACAACCCGGAGCTCCTCTCCCTCCTCACGCAGCTCTTCGAGGACGCGGGCTACGAGGTCGTCGGGGCCAGCCGCGGCAAGCAGGCCATCGAGGTGGCCAAGGCCCATCCTCCCGGCGCGGCCGTCTTGGACATCCTGCTGCCGGACATGATGGGCTACCCGCTGGCGGACGTGCTGCGCAAGGACAACCCGCAGCTGCCGCTGCTCTTCATCACGGGTGTCTTCAAGGGCGGCAAGCACGCGCTGGAGGCGCGCCAGAAGTACCAGGCGGCCGGCTACTTCGAGAAACCCTTCGAGGCGCAGAAGCTGCTGGAGGCCGTCACCAAGGTCCTCGCCCCCGAGAAGAAGGCCCCGCCCGCGGGCTCGCTCCAGGACGCCTTCGAGGTGGAGCTGGACATCGACGTGGAGGAGGAGGGCCCCCAGGACGTCATGGAGCTGACGGGCCGCATCAAGGTGACGGGCGGCGGCAACATCACCGCGGAGATTCGCGGCGCCAACCTCACCGCCAGCCCCATGCAGAAGGTGCCGGCCACCCAGGTGCGGCCGCCCACGCCGGGCCGCCCGCCGGACCAGCCGCCCCCGGGCTCGGGCGCGCCCGGCAGCCGCCGGGGTGAGCTGAAGGACAACCTGCCCTCGCTGCTCACCGCCTACTACCTGTCCCGGGAGACGGGCGAGCTGGGCATCCAGAAGGGCAAGGTGAAGAAGGTCGTCTACTTCGAGAAGGGCATGCCGGTGTTCGCCCTCTCCAACCTGCTCGCGGACCGCTTCGGACAGTTCCTGGTCCGGGTGGGGAAGATCAAGCCCGAGCAGCTCCAGGATGCCTCCGCCGTGGCGGGGCAGACCAACCGCCGCACCGGCGACGTGCTGGTGGAGCGCGGGCTGCTCAAGGACACCGAGCGGCTGTACTACGTGGGCCAGCAGGTGAAGGCGGTCATCTACTCGCTCTTCGCCTGGGACGAGGCCACGTACGTGATGAGCTTCCGGGAGAAGGCCAGCTCGGAGTCCATCAAGCTGGACGTGCACCCCGGCAACCTCATCGTCCGCGGCATCAAGAAGCTCTACAAGCCGGAGCGCCTGCGCAGGCTCTTGCAGCCCGAGGACCGGCTCATCCCGGCGGTGGCGCCCTCGTACCAGTTCAACGAGGTGGAGCTGGAGCGGTGGGAGGCGGAGCTGCTCCCCAAGATTGACGGCATCCGCACCGTGGCGGAGCTGCTCGCGTTCGCCAACCGCCCCGAGCACGTCGTCTACGGCTTCCTGGTGGCGATGATGTCGCTGGGCATCCTGGAGAAGCGCTCGTAG